ACATCATATGTATTAAGAATACATATATATAGGGATAGATCAAATTGGATGCTAAGGCTCACTCAAtccacatatatcgataccatactgaggagattctctatggaagagtccaagagaggatatctCCCAATTTCTCATGGTGTGATTCTATCCAAGTTTATGTGCCCTAAGACTGATGAAAGAAACCATGAGCCGCATTCCATACGCGTCCGCCATAGGCAGtattatgtatggtatgatatctacTCAACCTGATATTGCATATGCACTGAGTGTTGCAAGCCGATATCAGTCGAATCTCGATCCACTGAATTGGAAAGCAGTGAAggacattcttaagtacttgagaagaactaagaaTTTGTTCTTGTTATACGGGAATGGAGAAATAAAATTGGAAGGTTACACTGATTGTAACTTCCAATCAGATGTggatgattcgaaatcaacCTCTGGATTTGTATCAAAGCTCAATGGTTGTGctatctcttggaagagttccaagcaagatacCACAACGGATTCAACCACTGAGGTCGAATACATAGCTGCATCGACTGCAGCAAAAGAgggtgtttggatgaggaatttcgtccaagagttgggtctCATACTGTCATTCCTCAAACAGTTGATCCAGTCTCAGTCCAATGTGACAACATTGGTATCGTTGCGGAAGCGAAGGCACCGATGTCTCATCAGCtatccaaacatatactgaggaagTTACACATAATCTGGAAAATTGTGGGAAGAAGAGACATATCGGCAGAGAGATTCTCCTCCGCAGATAACGTTGCTGATCCACTGACGAAGCCCTtcccaggaccattgtttgagaacaTCGCTAAGCAATGGGTCTACGATCTATGGATAGTTGGCTATAGAGCAAGTGAGAGATTTTTAGAGTAGGTGACCGGCAAGCCAACATGTGGCTAGggcttttattgactctaatataaaataatttttattttaatgatattttaCAATTCTATTCGATTATGgcattataatttatatgtatactcatgcaagctgcatagataaagtccttgaatatacaattgGTACCATGAGGTATGCGTCACAACGTAAGATAGTggaactcattaggaagtgtaccgtatattctaaatagGTCCCTGGTCGAATCAGCCGCCTAgaacaaggataaaggtcgctcgagctcgAGATTAGCATATGTAGAGTAaacgtcatgtttcattggGAAGGTCTTGAAGATGTCCATTCACATAGATGattgatcatatgatgatgtactgaacaaccctccctcggactatccaagtggatcccacttatcgagtggaatagtccgcagttatggctgtacaccattagttcttTGATCCGGGACAATGTAAGGgttatacgtactagcatgcactttgaacCATTTACTGACTCcatcgagggtcatcaggtggcgaggttgcgTGTAGTTTTGAAAGACGTAGaagcaaatgcattgtagtcggtgaTTCGCAGTTTGCCTGCGGGTAAAGATATTGTATGTggtctgatgagttaatagtgtaaGGAATCTCTGGTCGGAGTAAGACATGTACCGTTTGAAAAGGTGTTTCCTCAGTTGCGCATACCATGATGctattactcaaagataaatcacatcgctatcgaattcatatgcaactaaAAATTCTTGCAGGTACTATCAgagatacctaggggatcatggggtgatgttactagacgctcttaccatgatccaatgggtgcaatcagaaatgagttctgacattcttgatcaatgtgttaatgaaaagaatgaggctaactaggATAAgctcgaataagaataaattttatttttaatcacattgagatgtaaACCCACATCTAGttatatccctgaaccattgagggtcacacaagtatcggattctgtgttcctgttaagatagtcaaatttcaagggTTGGAATTTGTCGACTAtaatttgatggagatcaaagaggaagcttataaaggagtttatgagctgattccataGAATGGAAGAAATGAAAGTTGGCTtgattgctaaataaggaaAGAGAGTAGAAATGTATTTTTTGTGAAGAAGTTCACTAAAACTAGCAGTTGCTAAATATGGTAACTACCATATATGGTAAGTCCTAAATTTggcaaatgaaaattttgatcttcgaaattttcgattttctttATATGAACAAGACTAATATCCTTGATACATTAGCActctcggatcgtcgatcggggTTATAATAAGTTCAGAatcatttatttagtgaattgaGAATTTACAAATTAAATGATTGTActagtagtggtgactactaacatgcacaaattctcataaatattctagaggagtctaaaattaaattaagcaatgagttagtttataaattaagtaatggttatttaattatatatatacatatatatatatatttatatggtgatataaaatatgtgtatatgatattatgatatcatgtattattaaaaattaattaataaattatatattaattatatgagagtttaaattaaatataatgaaattattagaATCATTGTGGGAGAGGAGTCTCACTCTATATATACACTACTAAGACTCATAATTACTAACCTAAAATTTGCacacaaaacaaaagaaaattctCTCCAATCCCTCAAGTGAAAGTCATGGCCACATAAAgcttttttgaataaaaaattcgGCCAAGTGCTTTCTTTGTGCGCCGCGCCGACACCAAATTTTGGAAATTTGGATGCTGCAGTCTCAACGCACAAATCGCTTGCGATTTCTAGTACAATCCAAGTGAGGAACAAAGCTTCTGATCATGGACTCAATTAGGCGATCAAATGAACAAGTCGTTCATAGAGatttacaataacagctatctcAGCGTAAAAATtggaatagtttggagtccaaGCATTAATAACGCAAATGTATAATTCTAAACGCCCTATATATGGTTTTAAACACACGACGcccaaaaacaaaatttttaaacttccgttacGTCATGGGTACGAGAACACGATACACCAACAGAACAATGTCTTTTGTATCCATCTCTCCTGTATTTTTACGTATTTGTCCTTTATCTTCTTTATCAAATGTAAATTTATAacatgtcaaaaaaaaaaaaaaaaattagtgtcaaatacataaaatataaataatgtgAATGCGAATCACACCAATTACATATCTCGTGGGCGCCGAAAACATTTTCATGGCACTTTGCGTTCGCCATAATTTTATTCTCCACTTTATCCAAAagtcaagaaaataaaaaactaaGATTGATATGATGCTTAGATTTGTGAAATTATAAGTCTTTTAAAAAGGAGATAAAGTGACACAGATCATTATTATCATACACCattgaaatataatatataaattcctTCCAAACATAATGTTATGTTGGGATGccactaaaatatatatattaaatgtttaattttttattatattgaattaaaaattaattagttTATGTATGTAGTGGACTTTGGACCAtatcaattttaaataaataatattggcTTCGAACTTCTATAAACAAACTTTTAGCGAGATCTTTTTACAAATAAAAGAGTGAGAGATATAGAAAATTTGTCTTTCGAACTTCTATAAACAAACTTTTGCCCTATTTTACTTTGTCATTAATTAGTTTGTTTTTAGATCTTGTATATAATTCGTTCACTAAGTGTATCGAGTTGTTTTTGTACTTTAAAACTCTTTTTAGTTGCTCGTAACACGTAATCTGGTCGGAAAATTAAATTCATCTGCTAACATAGATTGATTTGCAAAATCTTCTaaaattgtttaaaatttttattcacCTCTGTCTAAACATTTTTCGATCTTCAGTTATTTTAGAGAACgaaaaaagttattttattggtctcatattaaataatattgtagATAATACATATAAATTTAACTAAAAAAAACTATTAGCTAATTTTACAGTGATTTAACATATTTAGACATTTATAAACATGAGAAGAATTtggaaaagttttaaaaattcataGTAAGTCAAGTTTTAAATATttctatcatatatatatatatatatatatatatatatatatatatatatatatatatatatatataatctgttcgatctggaatttttttttccgaactttaattaaaaactattttttgGGTTTGATTGAAAAattgatttacttgattttaaAACACATTGATAGACTTTCAACAAATCAAAACCAGtagtttattttgatttttcgaTTCGATTCGATTCGATTCGATTCGATTTCTGCTTATCCCTAGTTAGTAGTAAAATGTAATGTACTTATATTAGATCCCTAAAAAATTGTAGGGTTGatggaatttaatttttttacagCTACTATAAAATCGGCCACATTCAAGTGATGTAATTAGTACACCACATGAATGTGATTAGGAGAAAAtattgattaaaaaataattatttttaatataattatattactatTTGCCTAATTATGGTCAACACTATCATTAAATCTTAATTTGACCACATAATTCTCATTTAATTCCCTTCTATATACTAATATACGCACCACTTTATTTGATAATAACGATCGTTGttggaaattaatattatattatattaataataataaaaaaaaaactatcatgagtatttatttatataaaaatgaaACATTCCCCAAACGTCACAGAGAACTATTTTATTTTGTTCAAATTTATACCTCAGAATCCAATGCAAAATTTATAGAAAATGCTTAAAAATCAATAACTAATTTTCCAACAATTTTATTTGGAAatataatttcatttttttccaATTAATATGAAAAAGTCCACGATTTCTCGAAACATATAACAACAtggtccatttttttttttaataacaatccaccGATCTGGGTTGGTtgattcatgatttttatttaattttttccccaaaatattacaaaagttttaaaaattgttggcagaattataaaaaaaaaatgcttCGGTTTTATTTTACacaaaatttatttcattttttatttttcgattTGAAAAATATACTATTTGAATTGTTTTACTAAAGCTCGATTTGATTTTACTAAAATGGTCCAGCTTGGAAAATTATTTAAACTATTAATCAAagtaaattataatatattatctttttagttaattttatttctaaaatatatatatatatatatatatatatatatatatataatctaaataaattaagACAATAACACTCAACTAAACTGACAAGAATTACAATTATTTACtctatattattttatacaTTATATAATCTGAAGAAAATTCTCAATCTTATTAAACTTCGGGTTTATTATATGTTCAATTTTGACATATGTTGGAAATTTTCAAGttagcaatcttgattttgatgttaacaaaacttgttattgtgtttctaacatatttactcaagtgtgaagttgcaaacacaagaagctagctgaaactgaattttgcacaaactgaatttctggcgagcttcggtattttgatgatatctctcaactgggtTATCCAAATGATAATCCGCCAACTGGAATGATTAGAAAAcgcaatttggaacaaatcgtatttcacgtcagttgggcaaaatcggactgttatcatggtctaacggatcgctcaattaccgaactgatcacacgaaaacagcaatcagttgtgtttgagcagctgccgtattttggtcatatctctcagctcggttatcgaaacgaagcgattcagtatgcgttggaaagctaagacaaagatctacaaatcattatgataagtcaaagtctgaatcgaagcttacgatgctgataaatgacgatgaagctactggttctgcacaaactgaaatcagctagactgatttcagcacaccagctgaaactgaaccagctgctgaccagttgaccaaccaattgaaccagttgaactgaaccagaccagctgaagaccagttgaaccagaccagctgaactgaaccagaccagttgaaccagaccagctgaaatgaaccagttgaactgaaccagaccagttgaaccagtccaactgaaccagaccaactgaaccagttgaactgattgaccagttgagttgaccagagttgaccagtcgggaaattttccagcaagacgaatttgaccgttgcacttcctgaaacagtacagaaacattcccaacggtcatattcttgtgtataacgtatatatcagtgttggagcctataaatacaacatcttgaagatcaaacaagtgCTTTGGAAGTTGGCATGAAGAAATTAgttagttgagagcacaagcccttgtgtgaggatacaattGAGATGTACAatgtaactgataaattcctcacacacaatcactc
The window above is part of the Primulina eburnea isolate SZY01 unplaced genomic scaffold, ASM2296580v1 ctg904_ERROPOS141710, whole genome shotgun sequence genome. Proteins encoded here:
- the LOC140822564 gene encoding secreted RxLR effector protein 161-like, which codes for MSRIPYASAIGSIMYGMISTQPDIAYALSVASRYQSNLDPLNWKAVKDILKYLRRTKNLFLLYGNGEIKLEGYTDCNFQSDVDDSKSTSGFVSKLNGCAISWKSSKQDTTTDSTTEVEYIAASTAAKEGVWMRNFVQELGLILSFLKQLIQSQSNVTTLVSLRKRRHRCLISYPNIY